One genomic segment of Desulfosoma caldarium includes these proteins:
- a CDS encoding two-component system sensor histidine kinase NtrB has protein sequence MKPLEQRGLHSLTPETLLAVLNSMEDQIYVVDRDYRIRFMNWSLRRHMGDGEGALCHEFFGHDRDTCDECQHGMSSFEPERRREWTSPTTGRIYEVSVSPVHGPDGSIFRLHIMRDITERKDLEKALQEHSKSLEAKVQEQAQRLFRSERLSLLGEIAAGLAHELRTPLGAILTGVKLLEKEPVDPSRRVMILDLIKKETARLERKLAEFLQYAKGRLPGKKPTDVGRLLHDVAALLAADTSLTGRVRIRVEAALHRDLFPMDADLMKEVLINLGQNALQSLGGSGELLFEAKPIPEGLEILVRDNGPGIASGDMPHIFKPFFTRRAAGTGLGLAICKDIVEAHGGRITVSSLPHVHTTFRILLPR, from the coding sequence ATGAAGCCTCTTGAACAACGGGGTCTTCACAGTCTGACCCCCGAGACACTTCTCGCTGTACTGAACAGCATGGAAGACCAAATCTATGTGGTGGACCGCGATTATCGCATTCGGTTCATGAACTGGTCTTTGCGGCGCCATATGGGGGATGGTGAAGGGGCTCTGTGTCATGAATTTTTTGGGCACGACCGGGACACGTGCGACGAATGCCAACATGGCATGAGTTCCTTTGAACCGGAACGTCGCCGGGAATGGACCTCGCCGACGACGGGTCGCATCTACGAAGTGTCGGTATCGCCGGTGCACGGGCCTGACGGGAGTATCTTCAGGCTGCATATCATGCGCGACATCACGGAGCGCAAAGACCTGGAAAAGGCGCTTCAGGAGCATTCCAAATCGTTGGAAGCCAAAGTGCAGGAGCAAGCTCAAAGACTTTTTCGAAGCGAAAGATTATCGCTTCTAGGAGAAATCGCAGCCGGACTGGCCCATGAACTCCGCACCCCGCTCGGAGCCATTCTCACAGGGGTAAAGCTTTTGGAAAAAGAGCCCGTGGATCCTTCCCGCAGGGTCATGATTCTGGATTTGATCAAAAAAGAAACTGCTCGGCTCGAACGAAAACTCGCCGAGTTCCTGCAATACGCCAAGGGGCGCCTGCCGGGAAAGAAACCCACCGACGTCGGTCGGCTTTTGCACGATGTGGCAGCGCTACTCGCCGCCGACACTTCTTTGACCGGCCGGGTTCGCATTCGTGTGGAAGCGGCGCTGCACAGGGATCTTTTTCCCATGGACGCGGACCTCATGAAAGAAGTCTTGATCAACCTTGGCCAAAACGCCCTGCAGTCCCTCGGCGGTTCGGGGGAGCTGCTTTTCGAAGCTAAGCCCATTCCTGAAGGTCTGGAAATCCTGGTTCGAGACAACGGCCCGGGTATCGCCTCCGGCGACATGCCCCACATTTTCAAGCCGTTTTTTACGCGTCGCGCTGCGGGGACGGGATTGGGTCTGGCCATCTGCAAGGACATCGTCGAAGCCCACGGGGGCCGAATCACCGTGAG